One segment of Anastrepha obliqua isolate idAnaObli1 chromosome 3, idAnaObli1_1.0, whole genome shotgun sequence DNA contains the following:
- the LOC129242818 gene encoding uncharacterized protein LOC129242818: MRLTVLLIFLYGEAINYVACNEKRSTDCGNLSDCVAEKPNICALDKQNVCFKYFDSLCHLEYEQCKQQLEYLIYLDKYCENDAFRCIKEKEDFSEAAAVHL; the protein is encoded by the exons atgcgCTTAACAgttctattaatatttttatacggAGAAGCAATAAATT ATGTTGCATGCAATGAAAAACGGTCTACGGATTGTGGTAATTTGTCTGATTGTGTTGCTGAAAAACCAAATATATGCGCATTGGACAAGCAAAATGtgtgtttcaaatattttgactCCTTGTGCCATTTAGAGTATGAGCAATGCAAACAGCAACTAG AGTACTTAATTTATTTGGACAAATACTGTGAGAATGACGCGTTCAGGTGCATCAAAGAAAAGGAAGATTTTTCGGAAGCTGCAGCAGTCCACTTATAA